From Camelus ferus isolate YT-003-E chromosome 15, BCGSAC_Cfer_1.0, whole genome shotgun sequence, the proteins below share one genomic window:
- the FAM166C gene encoding protein FAM166C: MASRSAGTLLTEFNAAYVPPGLMPGYQGHVPGVAFSFGSPYGTTTLKYFQDQRNAALEKSHTPFSNGGHFPTIFSPNPDLVQSHRSHTWNRWLHMPSYTRFNLDSTRSAELTRFYQMAQRHREYYQDKTGMVPRVPYFVLPVREWERYPIPTDLPPLSPKKKWYLLRASPENLKTYQTFPSGKRVSPQERQRRDRYFEFRA; the protein is encoded by the exons ATGGCCTCCCGCAGCGCAGGCACCCTACTGACCGAGTTCAATGCCGCCTACGTGCCTCCTGGCCTCATGCCCGG gTACCAAGGCCATGTTCCTGGTGTGGCCTTCTCCTTCGGCTCCCCCTATGGCACCACCACTCTCAAGTACTTCCAGGACCAGCGCAACGCAGCCTTGGAGAAGAGCCACACTCCCTTCAGCAACGGTGGCCACTTCCCGACCATCTTCTCCCCAAACCCCGACTTAGTGCAGAGTCACCGCTCCCACACCTGGAACCGCTGGCTGCACATGCCCAGCTACACCCGCTTCAACCTGGACAGTACCCGCTCAGCCGAGCTCACTCGCTTCTACCAG ATGGCCCAGCGGCATCGGGAGTACTATCAAGACAAGACGGGCATGGTGCCCCGGGTCCCCTACTTCGTGCTGCCTGTGAGGGAGTGGGAGCGGTACCCCATCCCCACCGACCT GCCTCCTCTGAGCCCGAAGAAGAAGTGGTACCTTTTAAGAGCATCCCCCGAGAACCTGAAGACCTACCAGACATTCCCATCGGGGAAGAGGGTCTCCCCACAGGAGCGGCAGAGGAGGGACCGTTACTTTGAGTTCAGAGCGTGA